CTCCATTGGAGGTCAGTTCAAATTTTCTTGCCTTATCTCCTTCGTGGTTTTCGGTctgatttcattttatttcctaCTTTTCTTATGTTCATGGTAGAGAGTtatgttaaatttgaagatGCATTGTCGGTGTAAGGTCATATTATATGTGCTTTTTTATTCGAATCCGTAAAGAGGAAGGCTTCTTTATGGTGGTTTATGTTGTATTCTTGGTACTTTTTGTTCTTTCCTTTGCTTGGTTATGCTGTAGATTCTATTTGTCTGATGCCTCCGCAAATTCGTTTGATTGACAATCGAGAGTAAAAGTTAGATTGTTAATATAAGAAAGATTTTCGGTTTGTAATACAATAAATTTCTCCGTATAAGTTTCATTAATCCTACTACTTTTATGCTGTAATTCCTTTGAAAGACTGGCTTAAGCTTAACAATACTATTTAACGGGGTAAACAATTTATCGATCAGAAAGTAGAATGAACTaaatttggatttggaaaaggcaaattaaaaaaaaagtcttgTTTGCTGTGTGAGTCCTCTCGGCCTTGGGTATTACTGATGGCTTGAACAACTTCTCATGGGAGAATCTGATGGAGTTCGAACTTGTCAGTTGTTTTACAGGTCTTGTCTTGGGGGCCAATGGCACTGATCCCTGTTGCAGCTCGAGCAGTTCCTACCCTCATGGCATGCGTTCTTCTGAGTAATCTTGGAGCGTCCATTACGGAAGTAGCACAGGATGCTCTTGTTGCAGAGTATGGCCAAGAAAAAAATATGACTGGCCTCCAGTCTTATGCATTCATGGCAGCAGCTGCTGGTGGAATCCTTGGTAACTTAATAGGTGGATATTTCTTGATGAAAACACCGCCCAGAACCATGTTTCTCGTATTTGCAGTTTTACTCTCCGCTCAGCTTGCAATTTCGTTGAGAATACGAGAGGAATCTCTTGGTTTACCACAGTTGCCGGATGACAGTCTTATACGAAAGCCAATCTTTGAAAGTATCAGAAAACAATTTTCTGAGCTGCAGATGGGAATTCAAGAGGAAAGTATTGCTCGCCCTCTTATTTGGATTGTAGCTTCTATTACCATGGTCCCAGTCCTCTCAGGTTCCATCTTTTGCTACCAAACACAATATCTACATCTCGATCCTTCAATCATTGGCATGTCTCGAGTGATCGGCCAGTTGATGCTTCTTTCCACTGCTGTACTTTATGACCGTTATTGGAAAAAAGTTCCGGTGAGAAGGTTGGTTGGTGTTGTTCAGCTGGTGTATGCCTTTTCACTTCTTCTTGACCTTGTTTTAGTGAGACGGATCAATGTCAGACTGGGGATTCCAAATGAGgtgtttgttctttgtttttcgGGGTTAGCAGAGACTATTGCACAGTTCAAGATCTTGCCTTTCACAATACTATTTGCGGATTTGTGCCCTCAAGGATGCGAAGGATCTCTAACTTCTTTCTTAGCATCAGCCTTGTGCTTTTCGTCAATAGCTAGTGGGGTTTTAGGTGTTGGACTGGCTTCTCTGATAGGAATAACGGCAGGCAACTACTCAAGCCTGCCCTTCGGGATTATGGCACAATTCCTTGTTGCTTTATTGCCTTTAGGATGGCTTTATATTTTACCCATGTCAGAAGGTGTCGTTAGGCAGGAGAGGAAGAGAGGTTTCAGTAGAAGAAGTCAGAAAAATAGAAGGGTCGGTCGAGTAGTGTATGGTTCAGTATTTATCTACAGACGTGAGAGAGAATCAGAGGCAGAAGAGTGAAAGAACAACTTTTACAATTGCATTCTTTTTCAGATAGCAAGCGGTTTGAAAATGAAAGCGCGTGTACCTGAGGGAGAATCTGTATCTTTTGGAGAGAGCCGGGGGAGTGAAGGATAAGAAGAAGACTCTGGGATTGCCTTAGTGGTGTTCATTTTCCTTGTACACTCGGACGACTTGGAAGGAGGCTTCATCTCGAACATCAGTTCCACCGATAGGTTCTGTGACGAAGACGGAAGTTGTTGCCTCGTGTTAAATTGTGCTCACCTGTCAGAAAAGTAATCAGTTAGTCATAATACAAGTTTACTAAGTGCAAATGTACATGTCATCGGTGTTGAGGTCTTGCCACGGGACGAAGAGGGAACGGAAGAAATGAAGAGTTGCGGAGCTATGAGGTACTTGATGTCCGACTCACCTCTCCCAAGAGCAATGAGGCATCTCTAGTAAAATTGCAGTGAAAATCGGAAGAAAATGTGTGCAAGGCAGTGAAATTGGAAGAACATCGAATAGAAAGccaggaaaaggaaaaaaatagagagCCCGATCGATCGGTACTCTGAGCAAAACTGTCAAGACCGTCCGTCGGTGAGGCACATAATATTTCAGATAAATAGGGGATAAGACTCGGGCGAACTCTGGCCTCCTACTTCCTTTTCTATAAAACTAGGAGTGTCCTGTTTTgtgagaaaagaagaaaatgacatGACATTTCTGGGGTGAGgatctttgtgaggattctcaCGTTCtatccgttcattgtacattgtgcggtcagcTTTTAttaggtactgtttgtgtttaattttaaatataaaaaaattcaaatattttctaattgcaggatgtatgatgaacgaatgTGAGGATTCCGGACGGGACCCAAATCTGACATTCTGTGTGACATACAGTACTAGTAGCATACATGTGGACACACACATTGTCACAAAATTATTTCGAATTTGGGAACGAGTGCGGCACTTGTCACTTGCGACATTCCTCTGTCATGCGTGATAGGGTAGACGAGTGCGGGAGTGACAAAATCATACCAAGTTTTAAGTCTCTAAACATGAATTAGGCAGTGGTTAATGCCGAACCCTCGTGGCCAATAATTGTTCAAAATTCTTCCAGTATCAGCAGCTGGCAGGGATTTCGTACATATGGATTCAACCGTCAAATTAACAAAGGCAGGCCAACTGCCTCAAGAATTGGCCAGGCGTAAACAATGGAAAAGTGACACGAAAGAGGAACACAAATTGCTATCAAGGAAATTTCATTGTGTAAATATTAACCACCCTTTCATAATTatatagtttttagttttcaatttttagttctaaaaactgaaagtagttaccgaacaagttttcaatttttaattttcaagaacAATgacaaaaaaactgaaaattgaaaataaaatgggTGTCAAGCGACCTCTTATTTAGTTGGAAATGTATACAATAATTTACTATTAGACCAGTATTAGACAATACTTTACACATAGTTGTGGGCTTGTATCTCCATCTTGCCAACAGAGAAAGTGAGGACTGGGGCTTGAAGGGTGTCAAACGCAAGCCGGAAGGAGAAGGGGCAAACAATGTATTTCAAGCTCATATGTGTAATCTCTCAATGGAAATCTGTGTATTTCTCGTATGACAAGCGATGTGATATTTGCAACGAGAAATCCTACTAACTGCCACCAACTGCAAGGGGTTTCGGCTTCTTGTAGGCAAGTTGCCATCTACTTAATCAAAATCTTCTCAAGTTTACCATCTACTTAATCAAATTGACAAGGGTTTTGCACTTCATCTCTCTATGACTATTTGTTAGGATAGTCACACCAATGGGAAAAGATGAAAAAGTCCTGCATTCAACCGGTGTATACACTCTTCTCACAACTGCGTCTCACATGCAGGTCACGCGATCAACTGTTGAGAGTGAGTTTGTATATATGCCTTGCCTATATGAGTTTTTAGAACAGACCTGAATCATGCTAAAACTAAAAAGGAAGTTTGTGTATTCGGATTTCGTTCTCAGGAGAAAAAGATGGTAAGCAACTAACAACAATCATTACATCACTAAATCTAAATGGTACCTGCAATACGATCGCTGGCATCTATCCCCATCAGATACAATCTATGATGGATGTTCAAACGCTTCAGAAGAGCAGGCTCCCTTCATTGCTAAGAGGAGGTAATCCAGCATCTCATAGATTGAAATCGAACGAGGATGTAATTTATCAGCAACATAGAAACAATGAGTCTTGGAATTAATGCTTATCCAACTGCATCCGGGCTCCTTCTTTAAACCTCTTTCTTTCATCATTCTTCTCATTTCCGCTACAGCATCCCATCTCCTAGACGatgcataaaaatttgaaagtgaAATATAGTTCGAAGGGTTTCTGGGTTCTACTTGAATAAGGAATCTATAAGCTAGATCTTGCATGTCATGATTCCCATGCAACACAGAAGCAGTAACTAAGGCCCCCCAAACACTTGGACCAGGTTCTACAGGCATCGTTTTGATGAAATTTAATGCTCGATCAAGCTCTCCTGATCGGCCTAACAGATCCACCACACAAGCACACATCTCCACCGTTGGTTTAATTCCAAAATCAGCTGTTACAGAGCTATATATGGAAAGGCCTTCTTTTACCAATCCTGACCTTCCACAAGCAGAAAGGAGCCCAACGATTGTTATCGGGTCCGGTTTGATTCCAAGATGGAGCATCTTATTATACACATCAAGGGCTTCCTCACCCCTTCCATGTAATCCATATCCTGAAATCATTGAGCTCCAAGAGATTGCATCCTTGGAAAAAGAATCATCCTCAAACACTTGCCTTGCAAAATCCAAGCTCCCACATTTCGAATACATATCGATTAAAGCATTACACAAAGATACTTCACGACTCATTTCCTTCCTGATAGCAAATCCATGAATTTGTTTTCCGCTCATTAAACCAATGTGCGAACTACAAGCAGGGAGGACACTCACAAGTGATACTCTATTGGGTTGTACCCCATCTTCCACCTGCATCTTTTGAAAAAGAACCAAAGCTTCATCAGGAGCGCCATTCTGCACATAGCCATTGACCATCGCCgtccaagcataaacatttctACACTTCATGTGGTCAAATACCCGCCTAGCCGAAGCTACTCTATCACTCCTAGAATACATATCAATCAAACAACACCCAAGATGAACGTCCGAACGCCACCCGAAATCCAATTCATACTTCACAACATAACAATGAAGTTCTCTCCCATGATCACATTTCCTGATATCATCCCCTCCACACATAGGCAAAAGACTCGAAACAGTAAATCCGTCAGGTTTCACCCCATTCATCACCATGGATTTAGCAATTTCCCAAATCTCCTTATCAAAATTATGATCCAAAGAACTTGTATACCCCGCTATTAACGCATTCCAAGACCCCACATTTCTTTGAGGCATTTCATCGAACAGTTTCCGACACTCATCAATCCTCCCGCATTTATAATACAAAGACATCACAGAATTCGCAACAACGGTATCCAAGACAAACCCGGCTCTCAAACCCTTCCCATGAACATACTTTCCGGTAGCCAAGTTCCGAACCTCGCTGGAAACTTTCGCCATGGTCGCCAAGGTATAATCATCCGGCAATACATAACTATTGCACATTTCCACAAACAGCTCAAAAGCTTCATTGTACGCACAATTCTTTACATACCCGTTAATCAGTGAGTTCCATAAATACACACTCTTGAGAGGAACCGAGTCGAAGACGAGTTTCGACTGGGTCGGCTTTCCGCAGAGTGCATAAGCAGAGATGAGCTTTGTGGCGAGGAAAGGGTTTTGTTGGAGGCCATGAGTGAGAATGTGGGCGTGAACTTGTTCGGCGAGCGAAAGGGAATGCTGGGTTCCTGCAAGCTGAAGAAAATGGAGGAGATTCAGGGGAAGGTGGACAGCAGTGGCGCAAGTGTAATAACGGGAGGTTGTGAGGGCAACTGTTTTGCATGCGTACGAAAAGTTCATCACACACGGAGAGATCGTTTGCATTTGGCAGGGATTTGGAGTCCCGCGAGGAACCCTTTCAGTTGAGGTCTGAGGCTATATCTGTCATTTTCCTTacatttttcttgtattatattatttttattttttatttattaaaagcgCTATTATACACAAATTTATACTTTATGTAAtgtgttgaaaagaaaagtCCTAATCACCGGACCGGAGCAATCCATCACTTGCGGATtatgttgtttttatttattgggTTTATTgaccagaaaagaaaagaaaaagggtagTTTGATTCATTGACCCATCTTTCTCTTACAAATCCtagttaatttttgtccattgatcttattcaatttatttgatccgATGGCTAAAACTCTTAAGTGTCAGGTGTAAAAATGAGTAAAATGAAAATCAGATTATTTTTCAGAAACCAATGTTACAATTAGCGTTTTCTTTTTGTACAAACGATATTACAAAAGAGTGAACGaacacaacttttttttttggtcgaaaacgAACACAAAACTTTGAGTGCATATGTGAACAACACTTTTTACATGTTTGGCTTAATTCATCAAAACTTCAATCTATAACCTTTGTACGGTAAAAAGAGGGCCAGAATTCAAAGGGGGTAGAGTCCAACAATTACCCTGACTATCAACACAACAGCCATGCCATTTGATTCTGTAAGAACCCGCTGGAAAAGCAGAAACATCAAGCAAGCAACTTGAGAACCCTTGCCCTCTCTCGTTCAGTTCGAAACGCACGAACGTACTCACGAAGTCGCCGTCATTTTTACCCCTTCGACGCTTATTACTCTTTTTCGTACTGCACTCTGTTACATACTGCAACAGCTTTTCATTCATTTCTACAATGTCATCAGGTTCCCAAGCCTGCTTGTGCTCCTTGTTTTCTCCACTTCCTCTTGGCTCGTGAAAGGATTCTCCACTGTAAAGCATGTAGTACAAAGTCTTCAACTCCACTCGGATGTCTGGTGGTACATTTCTTAACTGTAGACACAAATGTAATGATAAGTGGAAGCCGGAGGAGACATATATTCCATCTgggtttcttgtttcattgaCAGCGAAGAGTTCTGAGCCAAGGCAAGGCCTGAAATTTATGTCAGTGGAAAACATTAGAATGGTGGTGAAAATAGAAAAGCAAAAATCATATAACTAACAATATGATGTTAGAGCTTGCTAAACAGACTTAAAACATCATATCTTAACGATTAACCAGTCCGAGACTAAAACCCTAAAGTCGAAGCtttaaatggtgatttttaCCCTAAATAATCAACTATGTCAAAAATGATATGAAAGCTTTAAAAGATTGAGTAAAAGTAAAATATTCTCCACGCCTTGATTCTTAAAGAACGAATCGCCTGTTCAAATAAAAGGCCTAGGACATGGAGaaatcaacaaaaagaaaagaagaatgtTCCAGTTAGAATGATATCATACCTTAATTTAAAGAAGTACTTGGGAGTCCGGAAGGGGATTTGCATCCATTTCATAAGGATGCTATACAGAAGTTGTAAGCCGTCCTTTGTTGCTTGGGACAGACCTTCCACATTGTGGACTCCGTTTGCCTTGCTTTTCAACCCAGAAATCCCTGAAACCGCATAACTACAAACACTGAGAATATATTTTGCTTCAGAACCAACCTTACATGCTTGGATTCTGGACTGCAAGTGACAACAATCAATGGGATTGCCAGCCGGATTCAAAAGCAGATAAAGATTTGCACTGGTTTCATGGTTACTAGCCCCCAACCGCCCAATTAGATTTTGTATCAACATTGAGTCTAAGTTGTTCTCTGTTGTTCCCAGACCGTTAATGGAAACAGATTTGATTAGGCTTGGAATGTAGAGAGAAAAACCAGTACAAAAAGCCAACAGTGAACAAGATAGTGCGAGTTCCGAAATGATTCCTGAACTTTTTCTGTCCATGTCAATGAAAGATTTTGTTACTAGATCAAATTCTTGTGATAGCCTCTTCAACTGCACAGATATTCGAGTAAACTTCTGTAAGGATACGAGGTATCCAACCTGTCCATTATTGGGAATGTCGTGCTGGTCAAATTGAATGTTTTCCAGAACTTTAACTATATCCACCACTGCTCCAAGCACCTTTGCTCTTAAAGACAAAAACCACCTTTGGAAATAAAAAGTTTGTCCCATTCTGACATCAACTTTTAACGTTGCCAAAGAAGAACAAAGACCATTGTAAGCGGCTGCTAGCTCCCTACTGTTAATATGCTCCCTGATGTTACTAGCTGAATCATTACTAGAAAGTATAACATTGAATTTATGTGTCTCTATACCTTGTTTTGTCAACAGCAGCAACATGAGTTTCCTCTCAGAATCCGAAAATTGAACTAATGATCTCATCCAGCAGCAGCAGGAAATCGAATGAACCATTGATACTAACTGCTCAAATGTCATAGTGGCAGTGAGCCAGGCTCCCTGACATGCTGCATAAGTCCCGACTCTGTAAGCTGGCCACTTATTGTTTTCTGTCAGCATCCTCTTTGCACGTTCAATGGTACGAATTTCATGTTCCCTTGAGTGAGATATGCCCGAGTTCTTATCAAGATTGTAACTTCCCTCAGTCTCATGCACCATGTTATCCCAAATGATTCGACAATGTAACAACAAAGAGTAAAGTGTGTATGTATAACATTCAAGCAAGTTGCTCTGACTTACAAGTTCAACCAGAAGCTTCACTTTGTCAAATACTTTGGTGGAGATGGCATCAGCTTCACTGAGATTTTCAAGAAAGGCCCCCAAAAATCTGTACACAATAAATAGAAGCTTTGATCTGATAGTTCTGCTTTTTTCTCCTTTCAAGTCTACATTATCACGAACAAATGCATCTGCTTCTGATGTAACGACCCGATTGTCATGCATATATGAGAAAGACTTGGACAAAACATGTATTTGATCCAACACAAAGACATGCAGATCCAGATATTCTCGacttagaaagaaaagaagattgAGCAGGCAATTAACTTGTTGAAACACTGGAGACTCGGTCTGACAAAGATCCAAAACTGGCTTCACCATCAAGGTGATTCGATCAATGACAAGTGAGGTCACATGAGATGGCAGAAGAGAGGAATGAGGTGCAAGAGATCCCATCTCTGTACTTCCCCTTAGTTTCCTTGAAACATCTACCAAAACAGAAAAAGCTAACAGGCCCTCAGACGTGATTGGAGATGAAGTTGCATTCTCAACAACGCTTAACAGCTTAGAAGATTCAAGTACATCAAAGGGTAGATCGGGTACCGTACATGAAATAATCTGCAGAATGCATATGTGAGTCAATGTAAATTGCTAAAACGTTAATAAAAAGTTAATCTGTAGGACTGAGAAACAACCTTACGTAAAGTCTGCAGTGCATCACATAGCATGGGTGACCGAACTTGAGGTTCACCTAGTACGTTAAATAACGCTCTCACAAGATATGCATTTAAAGGAAAATGACACATTCCTTGACTGTATATAAAATGCAGGCTTCTTACTGCCGTTGCACGCAGATGAAGAGGTTTTTCTTGGCTAAGAAACAAGAGAAGCAAGTCCACCTGCATCCAGATGCCAATGAGTATTACGGATCGAGAAATTTGAAAGAATATGCTACCAAAAACAATTACCTGCTGAGATATAAGAAGGGTTGACCTGGAAGCCAGTTTGGAGAGAGAAACCAGCATTGCAACATGGCAATCCTCATCCGCGGACTCTAGCAGAAGCTTTAGGCAAGTCTGAAATAAAGCAGTGTTAAGCAAGCATCAAAACATTGTACACAAGTAAAGAACTAAAACTCTAAAAGAACAATTCCCGACAGAGTTCATGCCAAATAATAAGATCGTAAAAGAACCTTGTAAGCATTATTTGCAAGAGCATGCGAGCATCCAAGTTTGGCAAATACTCGTGCTCCAGCCAACCTTATAGCAGGTGACGTTTCCGGTGAAGTCATCATACGAGGCAGCATCTCCAAGACAACGCATGCAAAGTCCTCTGATAACTCGGAAAAACATCCTGCTGCAAATAACGACGCTTTTACCTCCATAACGTGTGAGGAAACCAAACTAGAAAGCACCGAGTAGCGTGTGCTCGAACTCTCTTTAGCAAAATGTGCCCAGCAACCGAACAGACCCAAAGCCAAAGCCCTATCCTCAACATCCCCACCGTCAAACACAAGCTTAACCATCCTCAGCAATTCCGCCTGCGTATAAACCCGAGTTTTGGAGAAAACTCCGTTGTACTCTTTCCTTTTGTTCCTCTTCCGGTACTCAAACAGAAAAGCCTTGACAATAcagagccttatatgcttgtctccacattCGAAAGCGTTGGCAAGACGAAGGATGATGGCATTTAAAAAGAGCTTGTCCTCGCCAGGAATTAGGTCGAACAGATGGTGGACAGCTGGAGAAGGCTCTGGCTGTCTGCATAACCGTTGGATTCTTGCACTGATTTCCGAAATGGCTTCGAGTGAGCTCCCTGGTTTCCTGGAGCGCAGGGCCTTCTCTAGCTTGATGCTCCATTCCATCACACGTGCCGCTGAGCTCCTTTCCATTCCACCTAAAATTTCAATTAGAATGAAACGAACACTCCATTATACCCTTCTCCTCACTTTCGGCGAAAAGTAACCGACTTTTTCTGTTTTCAAGCCTTCAAACTACTGAAAAATCAAAGCTTTCCTAATCTATGGTAATCATTAAACTCAAAACAAAAGCTCTCTCTATCTCTAAACCAATTTTTCGCCCAACCTAGAAACCCATGTTAAGACTTCCTATTGCTAcagaaataaaagtaaaaaattgaatcaaattaaAAACTCAAATATTGTGAACGAGCCAAGTCTCCGCCTTTGTGAAAATAGAACTTTTACGGGAATACTTCCTTCTATTACTTGTTTAGAAATATATACACGTGCTATCATAGTTttacaaggaaacaaaaaacataTACACAAACCTACTTATAAAGGACTCCTATTATTTacattccttttttttcctaatattgactcaCGCTAACACTCcctctcaagttggtgcatagatatcacacatgcccaacttgacaagtgaGTCATCAAACCTTCGACTACATACTGCATGAGTTAGAACGTCTGCAAGTTGCTCATCTGACTTCACAAAAGGTATTGACACAATCTTCCTTTCAAGCttctctttaataaaatgtCGATCAACTTTCACATGTTTTGTCCTATCATGCTGTACCGGATTATCAGCTATATCTCTTGCTGACTTATTATCACAATATAGTCTCATGGTTTCCTTTGGCTTGAACCCAAGCCCCTCAAGAAGCTTTCGAAGCCAGAGAATCTCACAAATGCCGTGAGCCATCCCTCGATACTCGGCCTCAGCCGAGGATCTTGATACTACCTTCTGTTTTTTACTTCTCCATGTAACCAAATTTCCTCctacaaaagtaaaatatccCGAGGTAGACCGTCTGTCACCTACACTTCCTGCCCAATCAACATCCGTGAACCCCTCAATCCTCAAATGTCCATACTTCCGATATAGAACTCCTTTCCCAGGTGCAGACTTTAAATATGCTTAGATACGCATAACAGCAGCCATATGATCTAGACTTGgtgaatgcataaattgacttactACACTTACTGCATAGGCAATATCAGGCCGTGTATGAGCCAAATAAATTAGTCTCCCTACAAGTCTCTGATATCTCCCCTTATCAACTGATTTCTGATTCGGATCCACACATAGATGATGTTTTTCAACAATAGGTGTATCTACTGGCTTGCATCCCAACATACCAGTTT
This Pyrus communis chromosome 6, drPyrComm1.1, whole genome shotgun sequence DNA region includes the following protein-coding sequences:
- the LOC137738341 gene encoding pentatricopeptide repeat-containing protein At3g12770-like gives rise to the protein MNFSYACKTVALTTSRYYTCATAVHLPLNLLHFLQLAGTQHSLSLAEQVHAHILTHGLQQNPFLATKLISAYALCGKPTQSKLVFDSVPLKSVYLWNSLINGYVKNCAYNEAFELFVEMCNSYVLPDDYTLATMAKVSSEVRNLATGKYVHGKGLRAGFVLDTVVANSVMSLYYKCGRIDECRKLFDEMPQRNVGSWNALIAGYTSSLDHNFDKEIWEIAKSMVMNGVKPDGFTVSSLLPMCGGDDIRKCDHGRELHCYVVKYELDFGWRSDVHLGCCLIDMYSRSDRVASARRVFDHMKCRNVYAWTAMVNGYVQNGAPDEALVLFQKMQVEDGVQPNRVSLVSVLPACSSHIGLMSGKQIHGFAIRKEMSREVSLCNALIDMYSKCGSLDFARQVFEDDSFSKDAISWSSMISGYGLHGRGEEALDVYNKMLHLGIKPDPITIVGLLSACGRSGLVKEGLSIYSSVTADFGIKPTVEMCACVVDLLGRSGELDRALNFIKTMPVEPGPSVWGALVTASVLHGNHDMQDLAYRFLIQVEPRNPSNYISLSNFYASSRRWDAVAEMRRMMKERGLKKEPGCSWISINSKTHCFYVADKLHPRSISIYEMLDYLLLAMKGACSSEAFEHPS
- the LOC137738168 gene encoding uncharacterized protein; protein product: MERSSAARVMEWSIKLEKALRSRKPGSSLEAISEISARIQRLCRQPEPSPAVHHLFDLIPGEDKLFLNAIILRLANAFECGDKHIRLCIVKAFLFEYRKRNKRKEYNGVFSKTRVYTQAELLRMVKLVFDGGDVEDRALALGLFGCWAHFAKESSSTRYSVLSSLVSSHVMEVKASLFAAGCFSELSEDFACVVLEMLPRMMTSPETSPAIRLAGARVFAKLGCSHALANNAYKTCLKLLLESADEDCHVAMLVSLSKLASRSTLLISQQVDLLLLFLSQEKPLHLRATAVRSLHFIYSQGMCHFPLNAYLVRALFNVLGEPQVRSPMLCDALQTLRKIISCTVPDLPFDVLESSKLLSVVENATSSPITSEGLLAFSVLVDVSRKLRGSTEMGSLAPHSSLLPSHVTSLVIDRITLMVKPVLDLCQTESPVFQQVNCLLNLLFFLSREYLDLHVFVLDQIHVLSKSFSYMHDNRVVTSEADAFVRDNVDLKGEKSRTIRSKLLFIVYRFLGAFLENLSEADAISTKVFDKVKLLVELVSQSNLLECYTYTLYSLLLHCRIIWDNMVHETEGSYNLDKNSGISHSREHEIRTIERAKRMLTENNKWPAYRVGTYAACQGAWLTATMTFEQLVSMVHSISCCCWMRSLVQFSDSERKLMLLLLTKQGIETHKFNVILSSNDSASNIREHINSRELAAAYNGLCSSLATLKVDVRMGQTFYFQRWFLSLRAKVLGAVVDIVKVLENIQFDQHDIPNNGQVGYLVSLQKFTRISVQLKRLSQEFDLVTKSFIDMDRKSSGIISELALSCSLLAFCTGFSLYIPSLIKSVSINGLGTTENNLDSMLIQNLIGRLGASNHETSANLYLLLNPAGNPIDCCHLQSRIQACKVGSEAKYILSVCSYAVSGISGLKSKANGVHNVEGLSQATKDGLQLLYSILMKWMQIPFRTPKYFFKLRPCLGSELFAVNETRNPDGIYVSSGFHLSLHLCLQLRNVPPDIRVELKTLYYMLYSGESFHEPRGSGENKEHKQAWEPDDIVEMNEKLLQYVTECSTKKSNKRRRGKNDGDFVSTFVRFELNERGQGFSSCLLDVSAFPAGSYRIKWHGCCVDSQGNCWTLPPLNSGPLFTVQRL
- the LOC137737574 gene encoding probable folate-biopterin transporter 8, chloroplastic isoform X1 → MIYPSISSENPWISSLSITPKPPPKKQPPFHRNPILCFHRLNPAGPIQPKTQIKNPILPNSATQVVYRKTRRSSSHEERRGFRFPQLGRQQMLFLCGFGYWMQGFRCFPWLALNFHMAHNLQMHPSTLQLVQHSANLPMVAKPLYGVLSDALYISGAHRVPYISIGVVLQVLSWGPMALIPVAARAVPTLMACVLLSNLGASITEVAQDALVAEYGQEKNMTGLQSYAFMAAAAGGILGNLIGGYFLMKTPPRTMFLVFAVLLSAQLAISLRIREESLGLPQLPDDSLIRKPIFESIRKQFSELQMGIQEESIARPLIWIVASITMVPVLSGSIFCYQTQYLHLDPSIIGMSRVIGQLMLLSTAVLYDRYWKKVPVRRLVGVVQLVYAFSLLLDLVLVRRINVRLGIPNEVFVLCFSGLAETIAQFKILPFTILFADLCPQGCEGSLTSFLASALCFSSIASGVLGVGLASLIGITAGNYSSLPFGIMAQFLVALLPLGWLYILPMSEGVVRQERKRGFSRRSQKNRRVGRVVYGSVFIYRRERESEAEE
- the LOC137737574 gene encoding probable folate-biopterin transporter 8, chloroplastic isoform X2, which gives rise to MRKGEAFDFPNWVGSKCCFCVDLGTGCRVSGVFHGWLSTSTWPTICKCILPHCSLCSILLTFPWWPSPCMESFLMLFTFLVLIEFLISPLEVLSWGPMALIPVAARAVPTLMACVLLSNLGASITEVAQDALVAEYGQEKNMTGLQSYAFMAAAAGGILGNLIGGYFLMKTPPRTMFLVFAVLLSAQLAISLRIREESLGLPQLPDDSLIRKPIFESIRKQFSELQMGIQEESIARPLIWIVASITMVPVLSGSIFCYQTQYLHLDPSIIGMSRVIGQLMLLSTAVLYDRYWKKVPVRRLVGVVQLVYAFSLLLDLVLVRRINVRLGIPNEVFVLCFSGLAETIAQFKILPFTILFADLCPQGCEGSLTSFLASALCFSSIASGVLGVGLASLIGITAGNYSSLPFGIMAQFLVALLPLGWLYILPMSEGVVRQERKRGFSRRSQKNRRVGRVVYGSVFIYRRERESEAEE